Proteins encoded by one window of Bacteroidota bacterium:
- a CDS encoding TolC family protein, with protein MKKIIFIAILLGLGELSIAQSTISLQQAIDIATENNLQLKQGAAGVEFTARASQQSRLLLLPNLNLGTSYFSNFGYTIDPVTNIPTANNFQTNGYQLTSQVNLFSGGSINNTIKKSKTDLQVSTMNYKELVENTQFQVISAYLSVMFAEEQVKIATQKISTTELQLSNSQKLVNAGSIPEGNLLTIQAQLAQDKLSSIQAANNLDRAYLDLKLLLQMKPDDQIRIVFPDVTKLENLLSAPVPNANDVADYAIANKASIKKYEYQLMSDELSRKIAAAGAMPVLSLIGQISTNYSNAIYPPYITEADAFNVQLDNNLSEVVGLSLQVPIFNNGQVLLNKQNAELTIINTQLNQQIAINALRQSITQAVNDMKAAIASYDAALKNYEASQSAFDFAEKKFNMGTASSFDYTNSINVLAQAESSLVQAKYDLIFKAKIIDYYLDKPLDF; from the coding sequence ATGAAAAAAATCATTTTTATTGCAATATTATTGGGCTTAGGTGAGCTTTCAATAGCCCAATCCACAATTTCGTTACAACAGGCTATTGATATTGCAACGGAGAATAATCTGCAACTAAAACAAGGGGCTGCGGGAGTTGAATTTACAGCAAGAGCATCTCAACAGAGTCGTTTATTATTACTGCCAAATTTAAATCTGGGAACTTCTTATTTTTCCAATTTTGGTTATACTATCGACCCTGTTACAAATATTCCTACTGCAAATAATTTTCAAACAAATGGTTACCAATTAACCTCTCAGGTGAATTTATTCAGCGGAGGTAGTATAAATAATACGATCAAGAAAAGTAAAACTGATCTGCAGGTATCTACCATGAATTATAAAGAGCTTGTAGAAAATACACAGTTTCAAGTAATAAGTGCATACTTAAGTGTAATGTTTGCAGAAGAACAAGTAAAGATCGCAACTCAAAAAATAAGTACTACCGAATTGCAATTATCAAATTCGCAAAAACTCGTGAATGCAGGAAGTATACCGGAGGGAAATTTATTGACCATACAAGCACAATTGGCGCAAGATAAATTATCTTCTATTCAGGCAGCAAATAATTTAGACAGAGCATATCTCGATCTAAAATTATTATTGCAAATGAAACCGGATGATCAGATAAGAATTGTTTTTCCGGATGTTACAAAATTGGAAAATCTTTTAAGTGCTCCGGTTCCCAATGCAAATGATGTTGCAGATTATGCAATTGCAAATAAAGCGAGCATAAAAAAATATGAATATCAATTGATGAGTGATGAACTCTCCAGAAAAATTGCTGCTGCGGGTGCTATGCCTGTACTGAGTTTGATCGGGCAAATTTCCACTAATTATTCCAATGCAATTTATCCTCCTTATATTACGGAAGCTGATGCCTTTAATGTGCAGCTAGATAATAACCTGAGCGAGGTTGTTGGATTATCATTACAAGTCCCGATCTTTAATAACGGTCAGGTATTATTAAATAAACAAAATGCGGAACTCACTATAATTAATACACAACTCAATCAGCAAATTGCAATTAATGCTTTGCGTCAAAGTATAACACAAGCAGTAAACGATATGAAAGCTGCAATTGCTTCCTATGATGCGGCATTAAAAAATTATGAAGCTTCTCAAAGTGCATTCGATTTTGCGGAAAAGAAATTTAATATGGGTACTGCATCATCTTTCGATTATACAAATTCGATAAATGTTTTGGCCCAGGCGGAATCAAGTTTAGTGCAGGCAAAATACGATCTGATATTCAAAGCAAAAATTATTGATTATTATTTAGATAAACCATTGGATTTTTAA
- a CDS encoding T9SS type A sorting domain-containing protein, producing the protein MKYSILRRLGFIKNLTHGLFLFSALIFCDAFAKGISNTNMYGNGRGFSEYDGEKDDTIVHQIGDTIDIYTSGLDTVYITYAEPMPDSLLENGWVINNPNKQMVVELHHQNAPVNQGSIGVNLTDFFEPNKAAFANNTNYTEAPDPWEAVSALAPKTIRIFSGASAKFMHPMGSYDPVENISYGGYGYNWKEMISYFDMSDDLEDAPEITPGVLHYDEIEEQLQDPDCVGCSDWIDSRLTKRFQDFYQKCIDQPTYNAALLTTPETRPLYINELILLIEKIEHDNPGHDVEVIYCVNIESQSTTEMLEVIDYLWDKGVNLIGVEMGNEVANTFGELSMGFSDFDHYWDYINGGNYEGFGGTEEDELRDALQDVMEDDHNFLEAIKGHSAYYHIKIGLPAMNTPNCGASWGFNLLPPFDPYEEGHTVVNTTPPITEPDTGIEDCECDYPDWNVRMAEFYDEVSSESFYLFDAIVFHPYYTTTNTSVDCEVNSNWRDLMLQLHPGFGVGALEGTEEITAYLYTPEWEYATVDEDLEIAFLEISGIPADDLKPGNFKEFVLDGIDHSFTEHAHQMQFTDSDEGPTTKEIWITEYNLDDEVVLVKPPDEFTEVNTARFKNFEASISNTFAHAVLLQNWFLWNVKMSYDPDYSSNLITRTTIQNFLGGSSTMLMTNSQQSDQEGIGEIVSCDSAEIAPYFVRRAAYYAVQLWRVIHDNDLQYLRTETTMASLNDNIAPTVFIDVDPLDPKLIVFYSNSTELTQDFYIHPGDVVEAFEETGFEAILSTDIDALILDADQLYSTAGSAAVFDINSQYNTCANTVNNDNYFEITGLDDTYSPNLTCPGAFSTASPNGVCVRLPAISMGYFVVPIEIEEIMREGNIQDIYSIYPNPAGTYFIVHQKNTGSDKVPNLNIKIYDLFGSLIQLSDVIEGQIVDISNLSPSAYQVVIETEGLHKETETLIKMK; encoded by the coding sequence ATGAAGTATTCTATTTTACGGAGATTGGGTTTTATTAAAAACCTGACACATGGGTTATTCTTGTTTTCAGCATTAATTTTTTGCGATGCATTTGCAAAAGGAATTTCAAACACAAACATGTATGGCAACGGGAGGGGCTTTTCAGAATATGACGGAGAAAAAGATGATACCATTGTACATCAAATTGGAGATACGATAGATATTTATACTTCAGGTTTGGATACCGTTTATATTACCTATGCCGAACCTATGCCGGATTCACTGCTCGAAAACGGATGGGTCATCAACAATCCGAATAAACAGATGGTGGTGGAGTTGCACCATCAAAATGCACCGGTAAACCAAGGATCCATCGGCGTAAACCTTACCGATTTTTTTGAACCGAATAAAGCAGCTTTCGCAAATAATACAAATTACACTGAAGCCCCTGACCCTTGGGAAGCCGTTTCAGCCCTGGCACCAAAAACAATACGGATTTTCAGCGGGGCTAGTGCAAAATTTATGCACCCAATGGGTTCTTATGATCCGGTGGAGAATATCAGTTATGGTGGGTATGGATATAATTGGAAGGAGATGATCTCGTATTTTGATATGAGTGATGATTTGGAGGACGCACCTGAAATTACGCCCGGAGTTTTACATTACGATGAAATTGAAGAGCAATTACAAGATCCGGATTGCGTAGGTTGCAGTGATTGGATCGATTCAAGATTAACAAAACGATTTCAGGATTTTTACCAAAAATGTATAGACCAACCTACTTATAATGCAGCACTTCTTACAACACCTGAAACACGCCCATTATATATTAATGAACTGATACTCTTGATTGAAAAAATAGAGCACGATAACCCCGGTCATGATGTAGAGGTGATCTATTGCGTAAATATTGAATCGCAATCCACAACCGAAATGTTGGAAGTAATCGATTATTTATGGGATAAAGGAGTAAACCTGATCGGTGTGGAAATGGGCAATGAGGTGGCAAATACATTCGGTGAATTGTCGATGGGATTCTCTGATTTTGATCATTATTGGGATTATATCAACGGTGGGAATTATGAAGGTTTCGGAGGCACGGAAGAAGATGAGCTGCGCGATGCTTTGCAAGATGTTATGGAGGATGATCACAACTTTTTAGAGGCAATAAAAGGTCATTCTGCCTATTATCATATCAAAATTGGACTACCTGCCATGAATACTCCAAATTGCGGGGCTTCCTGGGGATTTAATTTATTACCTCCTTTCGATCCATATGAAGAAGGGCATACTGTTGTAAATACCACCCCACCGATTACAGAACCTGATACAGGAATTGAAGACTGCGAATGCGATTATCCTGATTGGAATGTGCGTATGGCAGAATTCTATGATGAAGTATCTAGTGAAAGTTTTTATCTTTTCGATGCTATCGTTTTTCATCCTTATTATACAACAACCAACACCAGTGTAGATTGCGAGGTAAATTCAAATTGGCGAGATCTGATGTTGCAGCTGCATCCTGGATTTGGAGTTGGGGCACTGGAAGGTACGGAAGAAATTACTGCCTATCTATATACACCTGAATGGGAGTACGCAACAGTGGATGAGGACCTTGAAATTGCTTTTCTTGAAATTTCAGGTATTCCGGCAGACGACTTGAAACCTGGTAATTTCAAGGAGTTTGTGCTGGATGGAATCGACCATTCATTTACCGAACATGCACATCAAATGCAATTTACAGATTCCGATGAAGGACCTACTACTAAAGAGATCTGGATCACGGAATACAATCTTGATGATGAGGTAGTGTTGGTAAAACCACCGGATGAATTTACGGAAGTAAATACCGCCCGATTTAAAAACTTTGAGGCAAGCATATCAAATACATTTGCGCATGCCGTATTGCTCCAAAATTGGTTTTTATGGAATGTAAAAATGAGTTACGATCCTGATTACAGCAGTAATTTAATTACAAGAACGACCATCCAGAATTTTCTTGGTGGATCATCCACCATGTTGATGACGAATTCCCAACAATCAGATCAGGAGGGAATCGGTGAAATTGTCAGTTGTGACAGTGCGGAAATTGCCCCATATTTTGTGCGCAGGGCAGCATATTATGCCGTACAATTATGGCGAGTGATTCACGATAATGATCTGCAATATCTAAGAACTGAAACCACGATGGCAAGTTTAAATGATAACATTGCTCCAACGGTTTTTATTGATGTTGATCCGCTCGATCCGAAACTGATTGTTTTTTATTCAAACAGTACCGAACTAACACAAGATTTTTATATTCATCCCGGTGATGTTGTGGAAGCTTTTGAAGAAACAGGTTTTGAGGCAATATTAAGTACCGATATTGATGCTTTAATTCTTGATGCCGATCAATTATATTCTACCGCGGGGTCTGCCGCTGTGTTTGATATCAATAGCCAATACAATACCTGCGCCAATACTGTAAATAATGATAACTACTTTGAAATAACAGGTTTGGATGATACCTATTCTCCTAATTTAACTTGTCCAGGAGCATTTTCAACAGCTTCCCCAAATGGAGTTTGTGTAAGGTTGCCTGCAATTTCAATGGGTTATTTTGTAGTGCCGATTGAAATTGAAGAAATAATGCGAGAAGGAAATATTCAGGATATTTATTCAATTTATCCGAATCCCGCGGGAACATATTTCATAGTACACCAAAAAAATACTGGTAGTGATAAAGTACCTAATTTAAATATAAAAATTTATGATCTATTTGGAAGTTTGATCCAATTATCGGATGTTATTGAAGGACAAATAGTTGATATTTCCAACCTTTCTCCAAGTGCTTATCAAGTTGTAATTGAAACTGAAGGATTGCACAAAGAAACAGAAACTTTAATTAAGATGAAATAA
- a CDS encoding efflux RND transporter periplasmic adaptor subunit: MRLVKIFGGIIAFLVVIYLIGNSQGWFGGGKGIVVNTDTVQKRDIVETVTASGKIYPVTQVAIAAEISGEIVDLAVKEGDKVKEGDLLMRINPDLYETQVEQAQAGLDNTKAQLSSARARVLQSKLQFDNAKIAFDRSTQLLKDKVISQMEYEQAQLSFETSKAEYGIAQESVTAMEYTVKSSESMLKEMRNNFKRTSIYAPANGTVVGLNKKKGEKVLGTIQMTGDQLMSIADLTQMEIQVDVSENDVLRIDVGDTAEIEVDAYMNRKFKGVVFQIANSAGSNSLLSAATEQATNFKVKIYLLPESYNDLIKEGSNKYYFYPGMSATVEIKTNVAQSILTIPIQAVATSEDTSSTSGDKKINEIVYMLEGDKVKEVIIVTGLQDDNYIEVKSGLTDGQTIVSGPYNTITNILKNGDAVKVEEKEELKKE; encoded by the coding sequence ATGCGTTTAGTTAAAATTTTTGGAGGCATAATAGCCTTTCTTGTAGTAATTTATCTTATTGGTAACAGTCAGGGCTGGTTTGGTGGAGGCAAAGGTATTGTTGTAAATACCGATACCGTACAAAAACGCGATATTGTGGAAACTGTGACTGCAAGTGGAAAAATTTATCCTGTAACACAAGTTGCAATTGCTGCCGAAATTTCAGGTGAGATAGTGGATCTTGCTGTTAAGGAAGGTGATAAGGTTAAAGAAGGTGATCTTTTAATGCGCATTAATCCAGACTTATATGAAACTCAGGTGGAACAAGCGCAGGCAGGTTTAGATAATACCAAAGCGCAATTGTCGAGTGCAAGAGCGCGTGTATTACAAAGTAAATTGCAATTTGATAATGCTAAAATTGCTTTCGACAGAAGTACCCAATTATTAAAAGACAAGGTAATTTCTCAAATGGAATATGAGCAGGCACAACTCAGTTTCGAAACTTCAAAAGCGGAATATGGTATTGCACAGGAAAGTGTTACCGCAATGGAATACACTGTAAAAAGTTCGGAGTCGATGTTAAAAGAAATGCGCAATAATTTTAAACGCACTTCTATTTATGCACCTGCAAACGGAACAGTGGTTGGATTAAATAAAAAGAAAGGAGAAAAAGTTTTAGGTACCATTCAAATGACCGGCGACCAGTTAATGAGCATTGCCGATCTTACACAGATGGAAATACAGGTTGATGTTAGTGAAAATGATGTATTGCGTATAGATGTAGGTGACACTGCAGAAATTGAAGTGGATGCATATATGAACAGAAAATTTAAAGGAGTGGTTTTCCAAATTGCAAACTCTGCCGGAAGTAATAGTCTTTTATCGGCAGCAACAGAACAGGCTACGAATTTTAAAGTTAAAATTTATTTGCTTCCGGAATCTTACAACGATCTTATTAAAGAAGGAAGTAATAAATATTATTTTTATCCCGGTATGAGCGCAACAGTTGAAATTAAAACAAATGTCGCACAAAGTATTTTAACCATACCAATTCAAGCTGTTGCAACAAGCGAAGATACTTCAAGCACCTCCGGAGATAAAAAAATTAATGAGATCGTTTATATGCTTGAGGGAGATAAAGTGAAGGAAGTAATAATAGTTACCGGATTACAGGATGATAATTATATTGAGGTTAAATCGGGTTTGACCGACGGACAAACAATTGTAAGCGGACCTTATAATACCATTACGAATATTTTGAAAAATGGAGATGCTGTGAAGGTGGAGGAGAAAGAGGAATTAAAAAAAGAATAG